The Armatimonadota bacterium genome includes a window with the following:
- a CDS encoding LPS export ABC transporter permease LptG, with protein sequence MRTVDRLMLRELVPPLLFGVAAFTSLFFAGGYLSKLTNLLVQGVPFRVVAELFFLYLPSVIVLTLPMSVLLAVLLAFSRMSSDSEMVALWAGGVSLWRIMRPVVVVALLVTLLSYLLSEGLAPQTQRRSTELRERALGEITPLQKAFIISDVEGGRYNSVVFVNGGMDPKTRELRNVTIFTGFTEQGPQIYFFAERARWEGGTEWRLYNGAMRTLDPAGGVTVNTFREWSTRAVNINRTPEEVVEEQRDPDELNFAQLAQRIKRMKRTGGDTLKLEVELYNKLAVPLASLVFALIAAPLGLRPHRGGAAVGFGLSIGLIFAYWMVWQYSSALAKAGQISPLAGSFMADVIFLTVGLLLLARASR encoded by the coding sequence ATGCGCACGGTTGACCGCCTGATGTTGCGAGAGCTTGTCCCGCCCCTGCTGTTCGGGGTGGCGGCCTTCACCAGCCTGTTCTTCGCGGGAGGATACCTCTCCAAGCTGACGAACCTGCTTGTGCAGGGCGTCCCTTTTCGCGTGGTTGCGGAGCTTTTCTTCCTGTATCTCCCCTCGGTCATCGTTCTGACGCTGCCGATGAGCGTGCTGCTGGCAGTGCTGCTGGCGTTCTCGCGGATGTCTTCGGACAGCGAGATGGTGGCCCTGTGGGCGGGAGGAGTAAGCCTCTGGCGCATCATGCGGCCGGTGGTTGTGGTGGCGCTATTGGTGACGCTGCTCAGCTACCTGCTGAGCGAGGGGTTGGCTCCGCAGACACAGCGGCGCTCCACCGAGCTCCGCGAACGAGCGCTGGGCGAGATTACTCCTCTCCAGAAGGCGTTCATCATCTCCGATGTGGAGGGAGGACGCTACAACTCGGTGGTGTTCGTCAACGGTGGGATGGATCCGAAGACGCGCGAGCTGCGCAATGTGACCATCTTCACCGGCTTCACCGAGCAGGGCCCGCAGATCTATTTCTTTGCGGAACGTGCGCGCTGGGAAGGTGGGACCGAATGGCGGCTTTACAATGGCGCGATGCGCACGCTGGACCCGGCTGGAGGGGTCACGGTCAACACATTCCGGGAATGGAGCACCCGGGCAGTGAACATCAACCGCACCCCGGAGGAGGTGGTTGAGGAGCAACGCGACCCGGACGAGTTGAACTTCGCGCAACTGGCGCAGCGCATAAAGCGGATGAAGCGCACCGGCGGAGACACGCTCAAACTGGAGGTGGAGCTGTACAACAAACTTGCCGTTCCGCTGGCCAGCCTGGTCTTCGCGCTGATTGCGGCGCCGCTGGGTCTGCGCCCGCACCGCGGAGGGGCCGCCGTGGGATTTGGCCTGAGCATCGGGCTGATCTTCGCATACTGGATGGTCTGGCAGTATTCCAGCGCGCTCGCGAAGGCCGGCCAAATTAGTCCGCTTGCGGGGAGCTTCATGGCGGATGTGATCTTCCTCACGGTGGGATTGCTGCTGCTGGCAAGAGCGTCACGCTGA